From a single Lacerta agilis isolate rLacAgi1 chromosome 3, rLacAgi1.pri, whole genome shotgun sequence genomic region:
- the LOC117043315 gene encoding uncharacterized protein LOC117043315 isoform X1 has product MATGSHQLFLMAADLTLASVLSFVLYVLGCLFLASLSSLAIFHFSFGLMKRAKRRAKRKIGLKGRAILSLVSRSTIGGMLVKKLDGAGSGLLEEHRSSEGERRPMLKKESSSKTRVTQLPAGMSGVLKNPAVTFQEEEAETRNEYEGASSPEQKNGILTPAFFIALIWLPAKIACPCLRKRGCLRRVGAFVWGKTARFALGLSEKN; this is encoded by the exons ATGGCGACCGGCTCCCACCAGCTGTTCCTCATGGCTGCAGATTTAACACTGGCTTCTGTCCTCTCCTTTGTCCTTTACGTGCTCGGATGCCTTTTCCTTGCGAGCCTCTCCAGCTTGGCGATCTTCCACTTCTCCTTTGGGCTGATGAAGAGAGCAAAGAGGAGAGCAAAGAGGAAGATCGGCCTGAAAGGGAGAGCAATCCTGAGCCTGGTTTCTCGGAGCACCATCGGAGGGATGCTTGTGAAGAAATTAGACGGAGCGGGTTCTGGGTTGCTGGAGGAGCACCGCTCCTCGGAGGGAGAAAGGCGACCTATGCTGAAGAAGGAAAGCTCCTCAAAAACCAGGGTGACACAACTCCCAGCgg GAATGTCTGGAGTGCTGAAGAATCCTGCTGTCACGTTccaggaagaggaggcagagacACGAAATGAATATGAAGGGGCGTCATCTCCTGAGCAGAAGAATGGTATTTTGACACCTG ctttctttaTTGCCCTCATTTGGCTTCCAGCGAAAATTGCGTGCCCATGTCTGAGGAAGAGAGGTTGCCTGCGGCGAGTGGGGGCATTTGTGTGGGGGAAAACTGCAAGATTTGCTCTGGGACTGAGTGAAAAGAATTGA
- the LOC117043315 gene encoding uncharacterized protein LOC117043315 isoform X2, whose translation MATGSHQLFLMAADLTLASVLSFVLYVLGCLFLASLSSLAIFHFSFGLMKRAKRRAKRKIGLKGRAILSLVSRSTIGGMLVKKLDGAGSGLLEEHRSSEGERRPMLKKESSSKTRVTQLPAGMSGVLKNPAVTFQEEEAETRNEYEGASSPEQKNGILTPAVIIGFLWAPVTIVFSRLKNRSPQMLKTLSKSQE comes from the exons ATGGCGACCGGCTCCCACCAGCTGTTCCTCATGGCTGCAGATTTAACACTGGCTTCTGTCCTCTCCTTTGTCCTTTACGTGCTCGGATGCCTTTTCCTTGCGAGCCTCTCCAGCTTGGCGATCTTCCACTTCTCCTTTGGGCTGATGAAGAGAGCAAAGAGGAGAGCAAAGAGGAAGATCGGCCTGAAAGGGAGAGCAATCCTGAGCCTGGTTTCTCGGAGCACCATCGGAGGGATGCTTGTGAAGAAATTAGACGGAGCGGGTTCTGGGTTGCTGGAGGAGCACCGCTCCTCGGAGGGAGAAAGGCGACCTATGCTGAAGAAGGAAAGCTCCTCAAAAACCAGGGTGACACAACTCCCAGCgg GAATGTCTGGAGTGCTGAAGAATCCTGCTGTCACGTTccaggaagaggaggcagagacACGAAATGAATATGAAGGGGCGTCATCTCCTGAGCAGAAGAATGGTATTTTGACACCTG CTGTCATCATTGGCTTCCTTTGGGCTCCAGTGACCATTGTGTTCTCACGTCTGAAGAACAGAAGTCCCCAGATGCTTAAAACCCTCTCAAAATCTCAGGAGTGA
- the LOC117043315 gene encoding uncharacterized protein LOC117043315 isoform X3, whose product MATGSHQLFLMAADLTLASVLSFVLYVLGCLFLASLSSLAIFHFSFGLMKRAKRRAKRKIGLKGRAILSLVSRSTIGGMLVKKLDGAGSGLLEEHRSSEGERRPMLKKESSSKTRVTQLPAEPPVPKHHKQMPLSLALSIYREPDPATSL is encoded by the exons ATGGCGACCGGCTCCCACCAGCTGTTCCTCATGGCTGCAGATTTAACACTGGCTTCTGTCCTCTCCTTTGTCCTTTACGTGCTCGGATGCCTTTTCCTTGCGAGCCTCTCCAGCTTGGCGATCTTCCACTTCTCCTTTGGGCTGATGAAGAGAGCAAAGAGGAGAGCAAAGAGGAAGATCGGCCTGAAAGGGAGAGCAATCCTGAGCCTGGTTTCTCGGAGCACCATCGGAGGGATGCTTGTGAAGAAATTAGACGGAGCGGGTTCTGGGTTGCTGGAGGAGCACCGCTCCTCGGAGGGAGAAAGGCGACCTATGCTGAAGAAGGAAAGCTCCTCAAAAACCAGGGTGACACAACTCCCAGCgg AACCTCCTGTGCCAAAGCACCACAAACAGATGCCGTTGAGCCTTGCCCTCTCAATCTACCGGGAACCAGATCCTGCAACCTCTCTATAA
- the LOC117044766 gene encoding LOW QUALITY PROTEIN: transmembrane protein 39A-like (The sequence of the model RefSeq protein was modified relative to this genomic sequence to represent the inferred CDS: deleted 2 bases in 2 codons) — protein MAIATIKHCCRIPELPVDGNLLSEFLFFIYLLVALFIEYIKIRKTVWWYPYNHPASCTSPNFHLIDYHLAAFITVMLAPRLVWALISEASQVGTTSVIHYKALILARLVLLTLCGWVLCWTLVNLFRSHSVLNLLFLGYPFGVYVPLCCFHQDSRTQPLPIDCGYLVQDQLVDSGATGVGSLVKPKDFLSLLRESLKEQFNNPMPIPTHSCPLSPDLIRNEVECLKADFNRRIKEVRFNSLFSACYVAFLPLCFVKSAQYYDMRWSREHLIMVWINAVVMLTTQLLPLKIPGVP, from the exons atggccatagcaacaataaaacattgctGCCGAATCCCTGAGCTGCCTGTAGACGGGAACCTTCTGTCTGAGTTCTTATTTTTCATCTACCTGCTGGTGGCCCTCTTTATTGAGTATATTAAAATC AGAAAGACTGTGTGGTGGTACCCATACAACCACCCTGCCTCCTGTACATCACCGAACTTTCACCTCATTGATTACCACCTGGCAGCATTTATCACAGTGATGCTGGCGCCAAGGCTGGTATGGGCCCTCATCTCTGAGGCCTCTCAGGTGGGAACTACATCAGTGATTCACTACAAGGCACTGATTTTGGCACGCCTGGTGCTGCTCACCTTGTGTGGATGGGTGCTCTGCTGGACTCTAGTTAACCTCTTCCGTAGCCATTCTGTTCTGAATCTCCTCTTTCTCGGCTACCCGTTTGGTGTC TATGTCCCACTGTGCTGCTTCCACCAAGACAGCAGAACACAGCCTCTTCCCATAGACTGTGGCTATTTGGTGCAGGATCAGCTGGTAGATTCCGGTGCCACTGGGGTTGGCAGCCTCGTCAAGCCCAaagacttcctctctctcttgaGAGAGTCCCTGAAAGAACAGTTCAACAACCCCATGCCCATCCCCACACATAGCTGCCCCTTGTCTCCAGACCTCATTCGCAACGAGGTGGAATGCCTGAAAGCAGACTTCAACCGCAGAATCAAGGAGGTTCGATTCAACTCCCTCTTCAGTGCCTGTTATGTGGCATTCCTGCCACTGTGCTTTGTGAAGAGCGCACAGTACTATGACATGCGCTGGTCCCGTGAACACCTCATCATGGTGTGGATCAACGCTGTTGTCATGCTCACCACCCAGCTGCTTCCTCTcaa GATCCCTGGAGTTCCATGA